The following are from one region of the Vitis riparia cultivar Riparia Gloire de Montpellier isolate 1030 chromosome 14, EGFV_Vit.rip_1.0, whole genome shotgun sequence genome:
- the LOC117929643 gene encoding serine/threonine-protein kinase BLUS1 isoform X2 — protein MEHEKKFPLDAKDYKLYEEVGEGVSATVYRALCIPLNEIVAIKVLDLEKCNNDLDGIRREVQTMSLIDHPNLLQAHCSFTSGHTLWVVMPYMAGGSCLHIMKSEYPEGFDEPVIATLLREVLKALVYLHNHGHIHRDVKAGNILIDSDGAVKLADFGVSACMFDAGDRQRSRNTFVGTPCWMAPEVMQQLHGYDFKADIWSFGITALELAHGHAPFSKYPPMKVLLMTLQNAPPGLDYERDKKFSKSFKEMVATCLVKDPKKRPTSEKLFKHSFFKHARSNEYLARTILEGLTPLGDRFRTLKAKEADLLVQNKALYGDKEQLSQQEYIRGISAWNFNLEDLKNQAALIQDYDVISNVEDPDCSNAAPSHEDGLNDLSNLENSLASFPIQPLQALKGYFDVCEDDGNASSLSWRDVIQSESEQQSVDQEAEKDDGENFGRSSSLPRQIIPGHKKFFSGSLLQDNALSPKKVNGDGDREYIQSRYQPERNYSGPLLHRQKRDTSNISSVEDTPEGAVVQRKGRFKVTAAELSPKGPTNCFFSQVSGGSTSPTTPSLTAGSILPSLQFVLQQNTMQREEIMKLIKYVEQSCGNHIEEAGSIDLSQIHAVSTREKELQSQVIHLQQSIGTLVEELQRQKLKNAQVERQLNAVANKVGKVRRGNGA, from the exons ATGGAGCATGAGAAAAAATTTCCTTTGGATGCAAAAGACTACAAATTATACGAGGAAGTTGGTGAAGGTGTTAGTGCCACCGTGTACAGGGCTCTCTGCATTCCACTTAATGAGATTGTTGCTATCAAGGTTCTTGATCTGGAAAAATGTAACAATGACCTG GATGGTATTCGTCGAGAGGTGCAGACAATGAGCTTGATTGATCATCCAAATTTATTACAGGCACATTGCTCTTTCACTTCTGGTCACACCCTCTGGGTTGTGATGCCATATATGGCTGGGGGATCTTGCCTTCATATAATGAAATCTGAGTATCCAGAAGGTTTTGATGAACCTGTTATTGCCACCTTATTACGAGAAGTACTTAAAGCCCTTGTTTATCTTCATAACCATGGGCATATCCACAGAGATGTGAAG GCTGGGAATATTTTGATTGATTCTGATGGTGCAGTCAAGTTAGCAGACTTTGGAGTGTCAGCATGCATGTTTGATGCTGGAGATAGGCAACGTTCAAGAAATACTTTTGTTGGAACTCCATGCTG GATGGCTCCTGAAGTTATGCAGCAGTTGCATGGATATGATTTTAA AGCAGACATCTGGTCATTTGGAATAACAGCACTTGAACTTGCTCATGGCCATGCTCCATTTTCTAAGTATCCACCAATGAAG GTTTTGCTGATGACCTTACAAAATGCACCTCCAGGTCTTGACTATGAAAGagacaaaaaattttcaaag TCATTCAAAGAGATGGTAGCCACCTGCTTAGTGAAGGATCCAAAGAAACGTCCGACTTCAGAGAAGCTTTTTAAGCACAGTTTCTTTAAACATGCACGTTCAAATGAATATTTAGCTCGTACCATTCTTGAGGGCCTTACTCCACTAGGTGATCGTTTTAGGACACTGAAG GCAAAAGAAGCTGATCTTCTTGTACAGAACAAGGCTTTGTATGGGGACAAAGAGCAATTATCACAG CAAGAGTACATACGAGGAATCAGTGCCTGGAATTTTAATCTGGAGGATTTGAAAAATCAGGCTGCCCTT ATTCAGGATTATGATGTCATTTCAAATGTAGAAGATCCAGATTGTTCAAATGCTGCACCGAGTCACGAG GATGGGCTCAATGATCTATCTAATTTGGAGAATTCGCTCGCTTCATTTCCCATTCAACCTCTTCAAGCACTTAA AGGTTATTTTGATGTTTGTGAGGATGATGGGAATGCTAGTAGTTTGAGTTGGAGAGATGTAATTCAGTCAGAATCTGAACAACAATCAGTGGATCAAGAAGCTGAAAAGGATGATGGTGAGAATTTTGGGCGGAGTAGCTCTTTACCACGCCAAATCATTCCTGGGCATAAAAAATTTTTTAGCGGTTCACTGCTACAGGATAATGCTCTCTCTCCTAAAAAGGTTAATGGTGATGGGGACAG ggAATATATACAATCAAGATATCAACCCGAGCGGAACTATAGTGGTCCATTATTACATCGTCAAAAAAGAGATACAAGTAACATTTCATCTG TGGAGGATACACCAGAGGGAGCAGTTGTGCAACGCAAGGGCCGTTTTAAAGTCACTGCAGCAGAGCTCAGTCCCAag GGTCCTACAAATTGCTTCTTCAGCCAAGTTTCTGGAGGTTCAACAAGTCCAACAACACCAAGCCTTACAGCTGGCTCAATTCTTCCATCACTGCAATTTGTTTTGCAGCAGAACACCATGCAAAGG GAAGAAATAATGAAATTGATCAAATATGTGGAGCAGTCCTGTG GCAATCACATAGAAGAGGCAGGCTCTATCGACCTTTCACAG ATACATGCTGTTTCTACTAGGGAGAAAGAGCTTCAGTCTCAGGTGATTCATCTGCAACAAAG CATTGGGACTCTAGTTGAAGAATTGCAAAGACAGAAGTTGAAAAATGCTCAG
- the LOC117929643 gene encoding serine/threonine-protein kinase fray1 isoform X1, whose translation MEHEKKFPLDAKDYKLYEEVGEGVSATVYRALCIPLNEIVAIKVLDLEKCNNDLDGIRREVQTMSLIDHPNLLQAHCSFTSGHTLWVVMPYMAGGSCLHIMKSEYPEGFDEPVIATLLREVLKALVYLHNHGHIHRDVKAGNILIDSDGAVKLADFGVSACMFDAGDRQRSRNTFVGTPCWMAPEVMQQLHGYDFKADIWSFGITALELAHGHAPFSKYPPMKVLLMTLQNAPPGLDYERDKKFSKSFKEMVATCLVKDPKKRPTSEKLFKHSFFKHARSNEYLARTILEGLTPLGDRFRTLKAKEADLLVQNKALYGDKEQLSQQEYIRGISAWNFNLEDLKNQAALIQDYDVISNVEDPDCSNAAPSHEVSLPMLKLSPHGSSTAVLWVFLGLFLNLCQMFKSTFCLFQDGLNDLSNLENSLASFPIQPLQALKGYFDVCEDDGNASSLSWRDVIQSESEQQSVDQEAEKDDGENFGRSSSLPRQIIPGHKKFFSGSLLQDNALSPKKVNGDGDREYIQSRYQPERNYSGPLLHRQKRDTSNISSVEDTPEGAVVQRKGRFKVTAAELSPKGPTNCFFSQVSGGSTSPTTPSLTAGSILPSLQFVLQQNTMQREEIMKLIKYVEQSCGNHIEEAGSIDLSQIHAVSTREKELQSQVIHLQQSIGTLVEELQRQKLKNAQVERQLNAVANKVGKVRRGNGA comes from the exons ATGGAGCATGAGAAAAAATTTCCTTTGGATGCAAAAGACTACAAATTATACGAGGAAGTTGGTGAAGGTGTTAGTGCCACCGTGTACAGGGCTCTCTGCATTCCACTTAATGAGATTGTTGCTATCAAGGTTCTTGATCTGGAAAAATGTAACAATGACCTG GATGGTATTCGTCGAGAGGTGCAGACAATGAGCTTGATTGATCATCCAAATTTATTACAGGCACATTGCTCTTTCACTTCTGGTCACACCCTCTGGGTTGTGATGCCATATATGGCTGGGGGATCTTGCCTTCATATAATGAAATCTGAGTATCCAGAAGGTTTTGATGAACCTGTTATTGCCACCTTATTACGAGAAGTACTTAAAGCCCTTGTTTATCTTCATAACCATGGGCATATCCACAGAGATGTGAAG GCTGGGAATATTTTGATTGATTCTGATGGTGCAGTCAAGTTAGCAGACTTTGGAGTGTCAGCATGCATGTTTGATGCTGGAGATAGGCAACGTTCAAGAAATACTTTTGTTGGAACTCCATGCTG GATGGCTCCTGAAGTTATGCAGCAGTTGCATGGATATGATTTTAA AGCAGACATCTGGTCATTTGGAATAACAGCACTTGAACTTGCTCATGGCCATGCTCCATTTTCTAAGTATCCACCAATGAAG GTTTTGCTGATGACCTTACAAAATGCACCTCCAGGTCTTGACTATGAAAGagacaaaaaattttcaaag TCATTCAAAGAGATGGTAGCCACCTGCTTAGTGAAGGATCCAAAGAAACGTCCGACTTCAGAGAAGCTTTTTAAGCACAGTTTCTTTAAACATGCACGTTCAAATGAATATTTAGCTCGTACCATTCTTGAGGGCCTTACTCCACTAGGTGATCGTTTTAGGACACTGAAG GCAAAAGAAGCTGATCTTCTTGTACAGAACAAGGCTTTGTATGGGGACAAAGAGCAATTATCACAG CAAGAGTACATACGAGGAATCAGTGCCTGGAATTTTAATCTGGAGGATTTGAAAAATCAGGCTGCCCTT ATTCAGGATTATGATGTCATTTCAAATGTAGAAGATCCAGATTGTTCAAATGCTGCACCGAGTCACGAGGTATCCCTACCCATGCTAAAGTTATCTCCACATGGTTCATCCACTGCAGTATTGTGGGTCTTCCTGGGTCTCTTTTTGAACTTGTGTCAGATGTTTAAATCCACCTTTTGTTTGTTTCAGGATGGGCTCAATGATCTATCTAATTTGGAGAATTCGCTCGCTTCATTTCCCATTCAACCTCTTCAAGCACTTAA AGGTTATTTTGATGTTTGTGAGGATGATGGGAATGCTAGTAGTTTGAGTTGGAGAGATGTAATTCAGTCAGAATCTGAACAACAATCAGTGGATCAAGAAGCTGAAAAGGATGATGGTGAGAATTTTGGGCGGAGTAGCTCTTTACCACGCCAAATCATTCCTGGGCATAAAAAATTTTTTAGCGGTTCACTGCTACAGGATAATGCTCTCTCTCCTAAAAAGGTTAATGGTGATGGGGACAG ggAATATATACAATCAAGATATCAACCCGAGCGGAACTATAGTGGTCCATTATTACATCGTCAAAAAAGAGATACAAGTAACATTTCATCTG TGGAGGATACACCAGAGGGAGCAGTTGTGCAACGCAAGGGCCGTTTTAAAGTCACTGCAGCAGAGCTCAGTCCCAag GGTCCTACAAATTGCTTCTTCAGCCAAGTTTCTGGAGGTTCAACAAGTCCAACAACACCAAGCCTTACAGCTGGCTCAATTCTTCCATCACTGCAATTTGTTTTGCAGCAGAACACCATGCAAAGG GAAGAAATAATGAAATTGATCAAATATGTGGAGCAGTCCTGTG GCAATCACATAGAAGAGGCAGGCTCTATCGACCTTTCACAG ATACATGCTGTTTCTACTAGGGAGAAAGAGCTTCAGTCTCAGGTGATTCATCTGCAACAAAG CATTGGGACTCTAGTTGAAGAATTGCAAAGACAGAAGTTGAAAAATGCTCAG